Proteins encoded within one genomic window of Glycine soja cultivar W05 chromosome 1, ASM419377v2, whole genome shotgun sequence:
- the LOC114393751 gene encoding transcription factor LUX-like produces the protein MSLEPHRIVLNVKRGSCNTLSTIRSDRTMQHAFFSNNNNNQHYNGDGDVNDKEDNDDTDCKDSRSDSRTETSAKRTTVKRLQLVWTLQLHKRFVDVVAHLGIKNAVPKTIMQLMNVEGLSL, from the coding sequence ATGTCACTAGAGCCCCACCGAATTGTCCTCAACGTCAAACGCGGCTCGTGCAACACGCTCTCCACAATCCGCAGTGACAGGACCATGCAGCATGCCTTCttctccaacaacaacaacaaccagcACTACAATGGCGATGGAGACGTCAACGACAAGGAAGACAACGATGACACCGATTGCAAAGACTCGAGGTCGGATTCTCGAACGGAGACCTCAGCGAAGCGAACGACAGTGAAGCGACTGCAACTAGTGTGGACCCTGCAGCTTCACAAGAGGTTCGTGGACGTGGTGGCGCACCTCGGGATCAAAAACGCAGTGCCGAAGACGATTATGCAATTGATGAACgtggaagggttgtccctataa